The bacterium genome contains the following window.
CAAAGTCCTCGTGGAAGGGGCTGTGGGCATCGCTTCGGAACTCTACCTGGGAATGGTAGTGGACCGGGCCTCGGAGAAGGTCGCCTTCATGGCCAGTACCGAGGGAGGAATGGAGATCGAAAAAGTGGCAGCCGAGACTCCCGAGAAGATCCTCAAGGAGTTTATCAACCCCGGCATGGGCTTAATGCCCTATCAGGCCAGGAACCTGGCCTACGGGCTGGGTCTGGAAGGCAAGACCGCTTCTGCCGCCGCCTCCTTCATCATGAAGCTTTACAGGCTTTTCGTGGAAAAGGACTGCTCCCTGGCTGAGATCAACCCTCTCATCGTGACCAGTGACGGGGATGTCATGGCGCTGGACGCAAAACTCAACTTTGACGACAACGCCGCGTACCGGCACCCGGAACTGGCCGAACTGCGGGACCTGTCCGAGGAGGAGCCCTCCGAGATCGAGGCCTCCGAGCACGGCCTTTCCTATATCAAGCTGGACGGCCAGGTCGGCTGCATGGTCAATGGCGCCGGATTGGCCATGGCTACAATGGATATCATCAAGCTGGCTGGAGGTGAGCCGGCCAACTTCCTGGACGTGGGCGGCGCGGCCAACGAGGAGTCGGTGACCAACGCCTTCAAGATCATCCTTTCCGACAGCAACGTGAAAGCGGTCCTCGTCAACATCTTCGGCGGCATCGTCCGCTGCGACATCGTGGCCCAGGGGGTCATTGCCGCGGCGAAGAACATCGACCTCAAAGTCCCGGTTGTCGTCCGCCTCGAGGGTACCAACGCTGAAGAGGGGCTGAGGCTCATCGAGGAGTCCGGACTCAGGTTCCAAACGGCCAAGGGTCTGAAGGCCGCCGCTGAAAAGGCCGTCGCCGCGGCCGGCAAGGGAGGTGCGTAATGAGCATCCTGGTAAACAGCGATACCCGGATCGTGGTGCAGGGCATCACGGGAAGGGAAGGCACCTTCCACACGAGACAGTGTGTGGCGTACGGTTCGAAGGTCGTGGCCGGGGTGACCCCAGGCAAGGGCGGCCAGGAGATGGACGGCATCCCCGTGTACAACACGGTGGCGAAGGCTGTTGAGGAGCAGAAAGCCAACGCTGCTCTCATCTTCGTGCCGCCTGCCTTC
Protein-coding sequences here:
- the sucC gene encoding ADP-forming succinate--CoA ligase subunit beta, which produces MKIHEYQAKGLLKEYGIPIPGGRVATSADEAAAIAGELGGKVVVKAQIHAGGRGKGGGVKVVDGPDEAKKAAEGMLGKPLITIQTGPEGQVVGKVLVEGAVGIASELYLGMVVDRASEKVAFMASTEGGMEIEKVAAETPEKILKEFINPGMGLMPYQARNLAYGLGLEGKTASAAASFIMKLYRLFVEKDCSLAEINPLIVTSDGDVMALDAKLNFDDNAAYRHPELAELRDLSEEEPSEIEASEHGLSYIKLDGQVGCMVNGAGLAMATMDIIKLAGGEPANFLDVGGAANEESVTNAFKIILSDSNVKAVLVNIFGGIVRCDIVAQGVIAAAKNIDLKVPVVVRLEGTNAEEGLRLIEESGLRFQTAKGLKAAAEKAVAAAGKGGA